From Jiangella mangrovi:
CGCTCGACGAGGTCCTGAGGGCGGTCGGCGAGCATCCCGGGCTGCTCGTGCGGTACTCGAGGGGGCCGGCGCGGGACGAGAAGGACGGGCCGAGTCGTGACTACGAGGCCGGGGTGGAGCTCCCGGGCTGGTCGGTCACGACGCTGGAGCCCGAGCCGTGGTGGCCGCGGCCGCCGGCCGACTGGGTCGCCCGGCGGCTGTGCAAGTACGACGAGCTCGACGAGGACGACCGGTTCGCCTGGCTGCTCACCGGCCGCGTCGTCGGGCAGGGGCCGGACCACGAGCCGCTGGTCACCGACATCGACCCCGTCGCCCGGGTCGGCCGCCGCGCCTTGGCCGAGGCGCGGCGGCGCTACGAGGACCGTTTCGACGTCGGCCAGGGATCGACCGACTGACGGCGACCGACTGACGGCGACGGCGCCCGCCCACCCCGTCAGGCGGCGCCGAGCTCGCCGATGCTCGCCCGCAGTTGGGTCAGGATCCGGTGCAGCAGCCGCGACACCTGCATCTGCGTCACCCCGATCTCGGCGCCGATCTCCTGCTGCGTCATCCCGAGGAAGAAGCGCAGGTAGACGATGTGCGCGTCGCGGCGGGGGAGCGAGCGGCACGCCGCCGTCAGCAGCACCGTCGCCTCCGAGCGGTCGTAGCCCGCGTCCCAGCCGCCCAGCGTGTCGCCGAGCGTCGTGCCGGTCGCCCCGTCGGCGTCGGCCGCCGGCTGGTCGATCGAGAGCGCGGAGTAGTGGTCGCCGGAGCGCTCCGCCTCGCGGACGTCCTCGACGGGGGCGCCGAGGTGGTCGGCGAGATCCGCCGCCGAGGGCGCCGAACCGAGCCGCTGGTGCAGGTCGTCCGACGCCGAGGTCATGGCCGCGCGCAGCTCCTGGATCCGCCGCGGCGGCCGGACCGCCCAGGCGTGGTCGCGGAAGTAGCGCTTGACCTCGCCGAGGATGGTCGGCACGGCGAAGGAGACGAAGTCGTGGCCGCGATCGGGGTCGAACCGCCGGGCGGCGGCGACCAGGCCCAGGTAGGCGACC
This genomic window contains:
- a CDS encoding DUF6098 family protein — protein: MPAESTDDDLPVLDSLDEVLRAVGEHPGLLVRYSRGPARDEKDGPSRDYEAGVELPGWSVTTLEPEPWWPRPPADWVARRLCKYDELDEDDRFAWLLTGRVVGQGPDHEPLVTDIDPVARVGRRALAEARRRYEDRFDVGQGSTD
- a CDS encoding sigma-70 family RNA polymerase sigma factor, with the protein product MTSLAPHAQDHADHDDRTAGLLRAAARADDPERRRLLDQVVLGNLGIAESIARRYGGRGVDADELRQVAYLGLVAAARRFDPDRGHDFVSFAVPTILGEVKRYFRDHAWAVRPPRRIQELRAAMTSASDDLHQRLGSAPSAADLADHLGAPVEDVREAERSGDHYSALSIDQPAADADGATGTTLGDTLGGWDAGYDRSEATVLLTAACRSLPRRDAHIVYLRFFLGMTQQEIGAEIGVTQMQVSRLLHRILTQLRASIGELGAA